In the genome of Paenibacillus sp. FSL R5-0766, one region contains:
- the rsmD gene encoding 16S rRNA (guanine(966)-N(2))-methyltransferase RsmD has protein sequence MRVVSGSAKGRPLKAVPGTGTRPTTDKVKEALFSMVGPYFEGGTALDLFAGSGGLGIEALSRGMDKAVFVDLESKSIEVIRMNLKATKLEDKAAVYRNDAGRALKALAKRGTTFDLVFLDPPYRMKNGHELMLTMHELELLEPEATIVLEYESKHDYPEQFGPFEQTRKALYGETAVSIYYYAPEAIEDGESITPEEEAPHD, from the coding sequence GTGAGAGTGGTATCTGGGAGTGCAAAAGGCAGGCCGCTGAAGGCTGTTCCTGGCACGGGTACGCGGCCGACCACCGACAAGGTGAAGGAAGCGTTATTTAGCATGGTTGGTCCTTATTTTGAGGGCGGCACAGCATTGGATCTGTTTGCAGGCAGTGGAGGTCTCGGTATTGAGGCGCTGAGCCGCGGCATGGACAAGGCTGTTTTTGTTGATTTGGAATCAAAAAGTATTGAAGTTATCCGCATGAATCTGAAGGCTACCAAGCTTGAAGACAAGGCGGCCGTATATCGTAATGATGCAGGTCGGGCATTGAAGGCACTCGCCAAGCGAGGCACAACCTTTGATCTGGTGTTTCTAGACCCTCCATATCGCATGAAGAACGGGCACGAGTTAATGCTGACCATGCACGAACTGGAGCTTTTGGAACCCGAAGCAACCATCGTGCTTGAATATGAATCCAAACATGATTACCCTGAGCAATTCGGCCCGTTTGAACAAACGCGCAAGGCTTTGTATGGGGAGACGGCAGTATCCATCTATTATTATGCGCCTGAAGCAATTGAAGATGGAGAATCCATTACACCGGAAGAGGAGGCTCCTCATGACTGA
- the coaD gene encoding pantetheine-phosphate adenylyltransferase, protein MIHRQERIAVYPGSFDPVTMGHLDIIARASKQFDRVIVAVLNNMSKNPLFTVEERKELITEVTRHLRNVEVDSFRDLTANYVRQKEAQVIVRGIRSVTDFEYELQLASTNSKLNPDAETIFMMTNPKYSYLSSSIVKEIAHYHGDVTDLVSPEVEAALRQKISEKTGG, encoded by the coding sequence ATGATACATCGACAGGAACGGATCGCCGTATATCCTGGAAGTTTTGATCCCGTAACGATGGGGCATCTGGATATTATCGCCAGAGCGTCAAAGCAATTTGATCGCGTCATTGTGGCTGTGTTGAACAATATGAGCAAAAATCCGCTGTTTACGGTGGAGGAACGCAAGGAACTGATTACGGAAGTAACCCGCCATCTACGGAATGTCGAAGTGGACAGTTTCCGCGATCTGACAGCCAATTACGTCCGGCAAAAGGAAGCTCAGGTCATCGTTCGTGGTATACGCTCGGTAACTGATTTTGAATACGAGTTGCAATTGGCGTCGACCAATAGCAAGTTGAACCCGGATGCGGAAACCATATTTATGATGACGAATCCCAAATATTCCTATTTAAGTTCCAGCATCGTCAAAGAAATCGCTCATTATCATGGAGATGTTACAGATCTTGTCTCACCTGAAGTAGAAGCTGCGCTCCGTCAGAAAATCAGCGAGAAAACCGGCGGTTAA